In Aspergillus fumigatus Af293 chromosome 2, whole genome shotgun sequence, a genomic segment contains:
- a CDS encoding 60S ribosomal protein eL42 has translation MVNVPKTRRTYCKSKECRKHTQHKVTQYKAGKASLFAQGKRRYDRKQSGYGGQTKPVFHKKAKTTKKIVLRLECTACKTKKQLALKRCKHFELGGDKKTKGAALVF, from the exons ATG GTGAACGTTCCCAAAACTCGCCGGACGTACTGCAAGTCCAAGGAGTGCCGCAAGCACACCCAGCACAAGGTCACCCAGTACAAGGCTGGCAAG GCCTCCCTGTTCGCCCAGGGTAAGCGTCGTTACGACCGCAAGCAGAGCGGTTACGGTGGTCAGACCAAGCCCGTCTTCCACAAGAAGGCTAAGACCACCAAGAAGATCGTCCTGCGTCTTGAGTGCACTGCCTGCAAGACCAAGAAGCAGCTCGCTCTGAAGCGTTGCAAGCACTTCGAGTTGGG TGGtgacaagaagaccaagggtGCTGCTCTTGTTTTCTAA
- the hxt8 gene encoding uncharacterized protein, which produces MTEWYTLSIALFAAIGTFLFGLTAYSVSYCPWKLDQLYGPPVGWPHRGVYIAGEAVGALTQTAIGDRLGRLRFMALMCVVVTIGTVIQTASINIGMFLAGRALAGYAVGGMVATVPIYLSEISAPRHRGLIGGISGCGISFGTMASNWVGFACSFAPYGPVQWRLPLGIQIPWGVIMFAGLVTFMPNSPRHLIRKGKIEQARSEFVRIRRDLRSDDVHREFELMLAQIKYEKEREITSYREIFRLFRHRVLVSIAVQTMTSLTGVNVIQYYQTILYKSLGIDSRTILALAAVYGTVAFLTNCLTTKYLTDQWGRRKMILTGLGGIILIEIYAAVMQREFQNTNNRVGKGFAILGIYMFVVIYYGMLNSTTWLYGAEVLPIALRSKVMGLAAASHFIVNVAVTEAGPSAFANIHENYYYVFVACTAFFFVVAYFYFPETKQKTLEEIAASFGDKVILPEDQGDQQGENDEDEDEDVKKVKPNSQQIEVAVAGRDGSV; this is translated from the exons ATGACGGAGTGGTATACTTTGAGTATCGCCCTTTTTGCGGCCATCGGGACTTTTCTTTTT GGGCTAACCGCGTATTCTGTCAGCTATTGCCCATGGAAGCTGGATCAACTATATGGGCCACCCGTCGGCTGGCCTCACCGGGGCG TTTACATCGCCGGCGAGGCAGTCGGCGCCCTCACGCAAACCGCTATCGGCGATAGACTGGGCCGACTTCGGTTCATGGCCCTGATGTGTGTGGTCGTGACGATCGGCACCGTTATCCAAACAGCATCAATCAACATTGGGATGTTCCTGGCCGGTCGTGCCCTTGCTGGATATGCTGTTGG AGGAATGGTAGCCACTGTACCCATCTACCTCAGCGAAATCTCGGCCCCGCGCCATCGAGGCCTCATAGGAGGTATCTCAGGTTGCGGAATCTCGTTTGGAACCATGGCATCGAACTGGGTGGGCTTCGCCTGTAGCTTTGCGCCCTATGGGCCCGTGCAATGGCGACTGCCGCTGGGCATCCAGATCCCCTGGGGCGTGATCATGTTCGCTGGACTGGTCACATTCATGCCCAACTCGCCGCGGCATCTGATCCGCAAAGGCAAGATCGAGCAGGCGCGCAGCGAGTTCGTGCGGATCCGGAGGGATCTCCGCTCGGACGATGTGCATCGAGAGTTTGAGCTTATGCTCGCGCAGATTAAGTACGAGAAGGAGCGGGAGATCACTTCCTACCGGGAGATCTTTCGGCTGTTCCGGCATCGTGTGTTGGT CTCGATTGCCGTGCAGACGATGACTAGTCTGACTGGCGTGAATGTCATCCAG TACTACCAAA CAATCCTCTACAAATCCCTTGGTATCGACTCGCGCACCATCCTGGCCTTAGCCGCCGTCTACGGCACAGTCGCCTTCCTCACAAACTGCCTCACAACCAAGTACCTTACTGACCAATGGGGACGCCGAAA AATGATCCTCACCGGCCTAGGCGGCATAATCCTCATCGAAATCTACGCCGCGGTCATGCAACGCGAATTCCAGAACACAAATAACCGCGTCGGTAAGGGTTTCGCCATATTGGGTATCTACATGTTTGTCGTGATATATT ACGGCATGCTGAACAGCACAACCTGGCTCTACGGCGCCGAGGTCCTCCCCATCGCGCTGCGAAGTAAAGTAATGGGGCTAGCGGCCGCGTCGCATTTCATTGTCAATGTAGCAG TCACCGAAGCAGGACCCAGTGCATTTGCGAACATCCACGAGAACTACTACTATGTTTTCGTGGCGTGCACGGCATTCTTTTTCGTGGTGGCTTATTTCTATTTCCC TgagacgaagcagaagactCTTGAGGAGATTGCTGCGTCTTTTGGTGATAAGGTGATTCTACCTGAGGATCAGGGTGATCAGCAAGGCGAgaacgacgaggatgaggatgaggatgtgaagaaggtgaagccCAACTCTCAGCAAATTGAGGTGGCTGTagctggaagagatggtTCAGTCTAA
- a CDS encoding NEDD8 family protein RUB1, giving the protein MIYFRVRTLTGKEIELDIEPDYKVSRIKERVEEKEGIPPVQQRLIFGGKQMADDKTAAEYNLEGGATLHLVLALRGGCDA; this is encoded by the exons ATGATTTACTTTAGAGTCCGTACCCTTACCGGCAAGGAAATCGAACTGGACATCGAGCCTGATTACAAG GTGTCCCGGATAAAGGAGCGCGTcgaagagaaggagggtaTCCCCCCCGTTCAACAACGACTGATTTTCGGTGGAAAGCAAAT GGCCGACGACAAGACCGCTGCAGAATATAACTTAGAAGGTGGCGCGACGCTGCATCTTGTCCTTGCTCTGCGTGGTGGCTGCGACGCTTAA
- a CDS encoding elongin A domain-containing protein, whose translation MPPPSLLQLCTSTAIRNVKYLNDIGNVPYSLARPFLLKIESPEKLRSIELLSPHIMEDDAELWLDFIKRDIPRWDEYDLPERPDCWYDVYCDLQQRVQKAVEEDAEKLKMALDGINSERAKHSAKFVTDRRIIPLPRERPTTKQRYASFDRKMGGLTPRFASPRGGMGSSDPLGAPVWSYERPQLPRPEKKKSSIFSLTKRNPVLAVPTKQLNNRASRVKQAPLSLIEEHRRPPEPVVPRRNGHPNLVAPGRSRLQSTRPPEGPGHSVVSPSLREREARLRALTSGKQSGSSTPKSSGNSLAPAPVPYRSSTMTASKSLKDPFSSSSTQGSSHSPPAGRLQGTNETATAESANSSLAEAIPDPDNSGVPPAQPPRAVMRKRPAPSLFIQPKKRKVN comes from the exons ATGCCGCCACCATCGCTTTTACAGCTCTGCACCTCGACTGCCATTAGAAACGTCAAAT ATTTAAACGACATTGGCAATGTTCCTTATTCGCTTGCTCGTCCGTTTCTTCTCAAGATCGAGAGCCCCGAGAAACTC AGATCTATAGAGTTGCTTTCGCCTCATAtcatggaagatgatgccgaaCTCTGGCTTGATTTCATTAAAAGGGATATACCAAGATGGGACGAATACGACCTGCCTGAACGGCCCGATTGCTGGTATGATGTATACTGCGACCTCCAGCAACGTGTCCAAAAAGCAGTCGAGGAGGATGCAGAGAAACTCAAGATGGCTCTCGATGGCATCAACTCCGAGCGTGCCAAACACAGCGCTAAGTTCGTCACGGATCGACGGATTATTCCACTGCCTCGAGAAAGGCCAACAACGAAGCAACGGTATGCTTCGTTTGACAGGAAGATGGGAGGACTTACTCCAAGGTTTGCTTCTCCAAGGGGCGGCATGGGTTCTTCTGATCCGCTGGGCGCACCTGTCTGGTCGTATGAGCGACCACAGCTTCCTCGaccggagaagaagaagagcagcatCTTCAGCCTGACGAAGAGAAACCCTGTACTGGCCGTACCAACCAAGCAATTAAACAACAGAGCCAGTCGGGTTAAACAGGCTCCCCTTTCTCTGATTGAGGAGCACCGACGACCGCCCGAGCCGGTTGTTCCTCGGCGCAACGGCCATCCAAATTTAGTTGCACCCGGGCGATCGAGGTTGCAGAGCACTCGGCCCCCTGAAGGGCCTGGCCATTCTGTTGTCAGCCCGTCGTTGCGCGAAAGAGAAGCGAGACTCCGAGCGTTAACTTCAGGGAAGCAGTCGGGCTCGTCGACCCCAAAGTCTTCTGGAAACTCGCTGGCTCCGGCTCCCGTGCCATACCGGTCATCAACAATGACCGCAAGCAAAAGCTTGAAGGatcctttctcttcatcctcgacTCAAGGATCGTCTCATTCCCCCCCCGCGGGCCGGTTACAGGGTACGAATGAGACGGCCACTGCTGAGAGCGCCAACTCATCTCTGGCGGAGGCGATTCCCGACCCCGACAACTCAGGGGTTCCTCCTGCTCAACCACCGCGCGCAGTCATGCGGAAGAGACCGGCGCCAAGTTTGTTCATCCagccaaagaaaagaaaggtCAATTGA